The region TTAAGGAACTATTTTCAGCCGGATACTCGTACAAGTTTAATGAAAAGATTTCTGCGGGATTCAATGTAAGGTATTTAAAAGAAGAATTTTACAAGGATATAGTTACAACAATTTTTTCTGATACTGTATATTTTATTCCAGAAACGGAACAAAATATTTTTAATAATTGGAAAATTGATCTTGGATTGGTTTGGGATTTAACAAAAGATATTAACATTAATATTTGTTCAGTTAACCTGCTGAATCTGACAGAGAATGCTAATCAAAGTGAATATCAAAACCTGAGATTAAAACAAGAAAAAGAATTATTAGTTGGTTTAAGCTATAGCCTTATTGATCAATTTAGTTTAAATCTTTCTTATGAAACTAGTTCAAGTTTTATTTTTGGTTTTAATGCATTGCATAATATTGGTCCATTTAATGCCGGACTTTCAATCTCTAGTTTTCATGATAAAAAACAGAATCCTTTTTTTGCAGGGATTAATTTATCCGGTTTAATTATCACTAAATATTTTGATCTCGCTTTAACCTGGTTAAAATATTTTTCAAATAGAACTTCTAGTTACGATTTAAATGAATTTACAGGACAAGGAATATCAAACATTATAAATAATCAATTCAGTAATGATAAAATATTATTGAATGCTGTATTCAAAATAAACACTTTAAATGAACAGAAAGTAAAATTCCTTGATATTGAAATAATTAAAAGTATTTATCCGGCACTTTCAGATCTTTATCTTGATGAGCCATTTGCTACAGCAAAAGTAATAAATCTTACTGAGACAAAGATTGAGGTTAATCCTTCAATAAGAATAAACAATTTCAGCAATGAAATATTTTCTTCTTCTCCAGTTGTCATTAATGCTTTTGATACTGCTGATGTTAAATATTATCTGATAATTCCGGAAAATTATCGCTCTGCCAATCCTGATTTGACTTATGCTGATTTTTTGATTTCAACTTCTAATGATTTTATTGATGATGAAATACAAAAGCCATTATTAATTAATGGTATAAATGCGTGGGATGGTAAAGTAATTAACTTAAAATATTTTATTAAGAATGATCTGGATTTCTCTATTAAATATTCAAAAAATATTCTTTCTGGATATAAATCACTTTTAGATTCCACTATTAGCTCATTACTTACCTTTCGGAAAGCGGAAATAATTTTTAATTCATTTGTTAAAAACATGACTTACATTGCAGATCCGAGAGCAACCGGAGAATATGTGCAGTATCCTCAACAGACACTTGAATTAAAAGGCGGCGATTGTGATGACTTAAGCGTCTGTTACAGTTCTCTCCTGGAAAGTATAGGAATTGAGACTGCACTTATAGATTATAAATCTGATGGCTCTATAAGGCATGTTAGTGTATTGCTAAATACAAAATTAAATCCGGAACAGGGATATCTGCTTGGAGCAAATGATACAAAATATTTTTTAAGAAAAAATGCTAAGGGTGATGATGAAATCTGGATACCTATTGAAACAACAAGTTTAACTGATTTTAATGATGCCTGGTCAATTGCTGCTGCAAAGTTTAACAATGATGCAATAAATAACTTTGGTCTAATTACTGACAAGGTTGAAATAATAGATATTTATTGAGATTTATTAGGTGATAAAATGAAAATAATAATTATAGTATTAATTCTGATTAGAATACTTCCAGCTCAGGATTACGAGATTGAAAAACTAAAGGGTGACGTTAAATTCATTTTGCCTGAACAAAATAACTGGCAAAAGGTAAATACCAAAACATCTGTTTCAGAAAATACTATCGTAAGCACAGATAATAATTCAAAAGCAAAAATTACCGGAGAAGGATTAAATTTTATATTGAAAGACAACTCGGCACTCAACATCTCGAGTATTAAAAAAATATCTCTGGATGAATTAATTATGGCACTTGCTCTTGACCGTGTACTGAATGCTCCGAGGCAAAAAGAGAAACTTAAATCAGAATCAACAAGTGTGTATGGTAATAATCTTTCCGCTTCAAATGAAGTAATACTTTCAAATGATTTCGGTTGGAAACGAATAAAAGGTGCAAAACAGCTCGCAGAAAATGGCTATATCGAATCCTCAATTATTGCCGCAAAAGAAATTTTCAGAAAATATCCTGAAACGAGTAAAGAACCTGATAATCGTATTTACTTCGCGAATTTGTTGTTTTCAAAAAAACTTTATGACGAGGCATTAGAGGATTTTATTTCTATAAAAAAACTAAATCTCTCAAGTGATCAAAAAGAAGAAGTTGAAAGCAAAATAAATTCAATTAGCAAATTATTATTGAAAGATTAGTGTTTATTTAGAAGTTCTTTAATAACAAGATCAAGATATGCGTGATATTTTTGAGGCAGGTTTTTATACTTTGAAATTAATTCCGACTTTACAACGTCAAAATCTTTTGATTTACATTTATCAACATCTTTTTTAATGTTTGCCAGCCAGGTTTCAAGTTTTGATTTAACTTTAATATTTACATCCACATCACTTGTTTGTGAAATAATATTTACAGCTTTTTCAATATCATAATTAGTCTCAGAATATAATTTAAGCGAATAACCCCTGAAATTTTCTGATATCAATGTTCTGCTGACATTCCCTAGCTCCTTAGCAGTTTCGTTAATTGCAGAATGTGAAAATCTTTTACTTCTGAGTGATTCAAGTACCATTTCTTCAAAACCATGTTTTCCTGTTTGTACTAGCTCTTTGGGAAGATCATTTAGTTGGATTAATATACGATTATCAGTCTGGCAGAAGACCTTTGCCCTTTTTAATGTTGATTCGAGCTCACGAACATTTCCTTTCCAATCATGATTTATTAATACATCTTTAGCCGCCAAAGATATTTGATATTTAATTTCTTCTTCTGTCAGGAAATAACTTATTAATACCTCTATATCTTCCTTTCTGTCTCTCAGCGGTTCTATATGTATGTTGATTACATTTAATCTGTAGTAAAGATCTTCTCTAAATTTATTCTCATTGATTAACTTCATCAAATCTTTATTTGTTGCAGCAATTATTCTAACATCAACTTTAGAAGTATTTTCAGAGCCGACTTTATCAAACTCACCCGATTGTAAAACACGAAGTAATTTAACCTGAAAATTTTCAGAAGTTTCTCCAATCTCATCCAAAAAGATCGAACCTTTATCCGCGAGTTCAAACTTACCCAGTTTATTATTATAGGCTCCTGTAAATGCTCCTTTTACATGTCCGAACAATTCGCTTTCAAGCAAAGATTCAGTTAAGGCAGCACAATTTACAGCTACAAATTTCTGTTCACTTCTTTTACTTAGTTGATGAATAGCTCTTGCAGCTAATTCTTTACCTGTTCCGCTTTCACCTGTTATTAATATTGTTGCATCGGTTGGTGCAGCCTTCTTTATCAAATCAACAACCAATTGCATCTTAGGTGATTTATAAACTATCCCATAAAAATTATTGAAGTTTGCATTGCTTTCAAGGATTGTTTCTTTAAGATCTTCCTCAGATTTTTTTAAAATGGCTAAACTGTTTTTTAGTTCCCGGATTTTACCCAAAAGCAAACTTGAATCTCCGTTTGCAGTTAGATCCATTTCTTTTTCCAGCTGAAATAATTGTTTCTCATATTTTACCAGCAGATTTTTTAAGACTTCAGTTTCATTAAAGTATCCGCTGATTACTGCCCTGCTTTCTTTTGTTTTATAATAAACTTCCACAACAATCTGAGCTAAAGCAGGAATCAGAAAATAAGTGTAAGCGAGTTCAATATTTAAAATCCTGCTAATTGTAAGTAATAAAAATAAAAGAGAGAGAACTGTAATTAATTTCCAGTGCAATCTTGTATTTCTGAATATAAAAATTAGTGCTAATGAAAATATTATAAATACAGGGATTGAAAAATCATAATACTCATCTAAGATAAATCTGTTATTAATTAAGTTATCAAGAGCAAAAGCATGCAATGCAACACCTGGAATGACATCGTCAAAAGTTGTAGAGATACCGGATGAGAGTTGTCTGTCACTGATTCCTATCAAAACTATTTTATGCTTGAACAAATTCAGTTGAGAATTTTTCGATTGTACCATCTGAAGAAATTCTATAAAAGAATAATTAGTAAACCTATTCCAGTTAGAAATAAAGTTTATTTTTATATCCGGTCTTTCAATATTTTTATCAAACAGATTCAAAGAAAAGGCTTTTTCGGAATTATTGCCATATCTGATACTTAAGGGAATTTTAATTCCAAACTCACGAATAAAATTAGTATGCCCTGAATTTATACTGCTATTTAATAATTTTGGACTAGGTAAGCTCAAGGAGTCAGTAAAATATTGATTATCATTTTCTTTAATATCTCCAGCAACAGAACTCAAAACTAAGCTATCAAACTTTTCTAATTCCTTTTGAAGAACTCGATCATAAACAGACTGAGAAGCAAACTTTGCACTTAAAAATATTTCAAACCCAACTTTTTTAGTTTCCAATTGATCCAAATATTGAAGTAGCAAAGCATAATAACTTCTTTTAATTGGCCAGGGTCCAATCTGCTGAATATCATTGTCGGTTATATGAATAATAATAATTGAAGAGTCAGGTTGTCTCTCCCCTATAATTTTATTGAAAGAATTGCTAATTGTTAGGTCAGCATCTCTAAAAAATGAATAGAAAATGACAAGAAATAGAATAATTGAGAAAGCAGTAATTATTTTGAGTAGAACTTGATTCATTAAATCTAATTTTCATTTGAATAAATCAAATTTAACTAAATAAAAATAATTCTTATAAATAATTATTCTAAAAATAATTGAGTGTTGAAAAAAACAATTAAAAGTAGATGTCTGAGGATATTGCATAATTGCTGCTATCCTCAGACTAAATATATTAGTTAACGTCGGGCACTCTGGTTGCAGAAAAATTTCCACTTACAGAAACCTCAGTAAGGGCAGCGGTTTGAAGAATCAATTTTCCTGAGACACTGCCTTCTATCTTACCA is a window of Ignavibacterium sp. DNA encoding:
- a CDS encoding sigma 54-interacting transcriptional regulator, whose translation is MNQVLLKIITAFSIILFLVIFYSFFRDADLTISNSFNKIIGERQPDSSIIIIHITDNDIQQIGPWPIKRSYYALLLQYLDQLETKKVGFEIFLSAKFASQSVYDRVLQKELEKFDSLVLSSVAGDIKENDNQYFTDSLSLPSPKLLNSSINSGHTNFIREFGIKIPLSIRYGNNSEKAFSLNLFDKNIERPDIKINFISNWNRFTNYSFIEFLQMVQSKNSQLNLFKHKIVLIGISDRQLSSGISTTFDDVIPGVALHAFALDNLINNRFILDEYYDFSIPVFIIFSLALIFIFRNTRLHWKLITVLSLLFLLLTISRILNIELAYTYFLIPALAQIVVEVYYKTKESRAVISGYFNETEVLKNLLVKYEKQLFQLEKEMDLTANGDSSLLLGKIRELKNSLAILKKSEEDLKETILESNANFNNFYGIVYKSPKMQLVVDLIKKAAPTDATILITGESGTGKELAARAIHQLSKRSEQKFVAVNCAALTESLLESELFGHVKGAFTGAYNNKLGKFELADKGSIFLDEIGETSENFQVKLLRVLQSGEFDKVGSENTSKVDVRIIAATNKDLMKLINENKFREDLYYRLNVINIHIEPLRDRKEDIEVLISYFLTEEEIKYQISLAAKDVLINHDWKGNVRELESTLKRAKVFCQTDNRILIQLNDLPKELVQTGKHGFEEMVLESLRSKRFSHSAINETAKELGNVSRTLISENFRGYSLKLYSETNYDIEKAVNIISQTSDVDVNIKVKSKLETWLANIKKDVDKCKSKDFDVVKSELISKYKNLPQKYHAYLDLVIKELLNKH